In the Populus trichocarpa isolate Nisqually-1 chromosome 1, P.trichocarpa_v4.1, whole genome shotgun sequence genome, one interval contains:
- the LOC18094587 gene encoding deSI-like protein At4g17486 isoform X1 has protein sequence MRLFPLSSSSSTSSEKEQSNGGSSRVMLYLNIYDLTPINNYLYWFGLGIFHSGIEVHGMEYGFGAHEYPTSGVFEVEPRSCPGFIFRRSVLLGSTNMSRSEFRSFIEHLSAKYHGDNYHLIAKNCNHFTDEVCKRLTGKPIPGWVNRMARLVSGSFCNCLLPESIQITAVRHLPDHPTFSDDDDGLESVGSSTTSRSEEEGSNHHLLTSPNGEVAFLKEKPVRLARELL, from the exons ATGCGGTTGTTTCCTTTGAGCTCGAGCTCGAGTACAAGCTCGGAGAAGGAGCAGAGTAATGGAGGGAGCAGTCGTGTGATGTTGTATCTTAACATATATGATCTTACACCTATAAATAACTACCTCTACTGGTTTGGTCTTGGGATCTTCCATTCCGGTATTGAAg TACATGGCATGGAGTATGGCTTCGGAGCCCATGAGTACCCTACCAGTGGGGTGTTTGAGGTGGAACCAAGAAGTTGTCCAGGCTTTATTTTTCGACGGTCTGTGTTATTGGGCAGCACCAACATGTCTCGATCAGAATTTCGGTCATTCATAGAACACCTGTCTGCAAAATATCATGGAGACAATTACCATTTGATTGCCAAGAATTGCAACCACTTTACTGATGAAGTCTGTAAGCGATTAACTGGAAAGCCTATTCCTGGATGGGTAAATCGGATGGCTCGATTAG tttCAGGTTCTTTCTGTAATTGTTTACTGCCAGAAAGTATACAGATCACAGCAGTTAGACATCTTCCAGATCATCCAACGTTTTCTG ACGATGACGACGGGTTGGAATCTGTTGGATCATCTACAACATCAAGGAGCGAAGAAGAGGGTTCAAATCATCATCTGCTCACTTCACCAAATGGTGAAGTTGCATTTTTAAAGGAGAAACCAGTGAGGCTAGCAAGGGAACTCCTATAG
- the LOC18094588 gene encoding RING-H2 finger protein ATL22 produces MDACMFYILFFSMFLTIKALESNCPTVKCSHDGPDIRFPFRVAGRQPQHCGQPGFDLVCKENTTMIDFPSYGPLVVKSISYDFRKLSLLDPKNCVHEVFLNLNPSGTPFQYYYLLKNFTYLNCSTRLSPSLNEVSCLSDSRNHVYTVESSFHMPFSCRQLKTIPIPFSYSPYLADNSFGLGLTWSLPGCEDCESRGGSCVFQSKEGLKTGCPSIAQDKGFSIVHLLSSGTGSMILIILVFVFVMTTMISIKVYFRQKLKVDEEAENENLL; encoded by the exons ATGGATGCTTGTATGTTCTATATTCTCTTTTTCTCCATGTTTCTAACCATAAAGGCTCTTGAATCCAACTGCCCAACGGTTAAGTGCAGTCACGACGGTCCTGATATTCGTTTCCCATTCCGGGTAGCAGGCCGGCAGCCCCAGCACTGTGGTCAACCTGGTTTCGACCTTGTCTGCAAAGAAAACACCACCATGATTGATTTTCCATCTTATGGACCCTTGGTTGTGAAATCCATCTCTTATGACTTCAGAAAACTCAGTCTTCTTGACCCCAAAAATTGTGTCCATGAAGTCTTTCTTAATCTCAACCCCTCTGGCACACCTTTCCAGTATTACTATCTTTTGAAGAATTTCACATACCTCAACTGTTCAACCAGGCTTTCGCCTTCTCTCAACGAAGTTTCATGCTTGAGTGACTCCAGGAATCATGTTTACACCGTAGAATCCTCGTTTCACATGCCATTTTCTTGCAGGCAATTGAAAACTATTCCCATTCCATTTTCATACAGTCCTTATCTTGCTGACAATAGTTTTGGCCTTGGATTGACTTGGAGTTTGCCTGGATGTGAAGATTGTGAATCAAGAGGAGGCTCGTGTGTGTTCCAGTCCAAAGAAGGACTGAAAACAGGCTGTCCCAGCATAGCACAGGATAAAG GTTTTTCAATTGTACATTTATTGTCAAGTGGAACTGGGTCTATGATCTTGATCATTCTGGTGTTTGTTTTCGTGATGACAACAATGATTAGCATCAAAGTCTACTTTAGGCAGAAACTGAAGGTGGATGAAGAGGCAGAAAATGAGAATCTACTTTAG
- the LOC18094586 gene encoding nudix hydrolase 8, which produces MTQLKFFDFKSASLSEKAALMGRAGSSPFSSLGHSVGVRFSQEFSSCRGSGVFTKASYSSSSNGTYMSKRALSSVDKEKFAAENYFYQINGTSVSSSSLFSRNVKALDACDDEYGGVVVDPDRLPVNPDAFASILRFSLSHWKMKGKKGIWLKLPLERSELVPFAVKEGFQYHHAERGYVMLTYWIPEGPCMLPTNATHQVGVGGFVINDKNEVLVVQEKFYAPSFADLWKIPTGFILESEEIYSGAVREVKEETGVDTEFVEVIAFRHAHNLAFDKSDLFFVCMLKPLSAQIKVDDLEIQAAKWMPLVEFVAQPLIQEDGMFKKIIDICIARLGKHYCGLLPHQVVSKFDGRPSCLYYNVIDDQDVNCKGN; this is translated from the exons ATGACTCAATTGAAGTTTTTCGATTTCAAATCAGCATCTCTGTCTGAGAAAGCAGCTCTCATGGGAAGGGCAGGATCAAGCCCGTTTTCGAGTCTCGGGCATTCAGTTGGTGTTAGATTTTCTCAAGAGTTCAGTTCTTGCAGAG GTTCAGGAGTATTTACGAAGGCTTCTTATTCGAGCAGTTCAAATGGTACATATATGTCAAAGAGGGCTTTAAGCTCagttgacaaagaaaaatttgcaGCGGAGAATTACTTCTATCAGATTAATGGAACAAGTGTTTCTAGTTCAAGTCTGTTTTCCAGAAATGTGAAAGCACTTGATGCCTGCGATGATGAGTATGGGGGAGTTGTTGTCGATCCAGATAGGCTACCGGTTAATCCAGATGCCTTCGCTTCAATCCTCCGTTTTTCCCTCTCTCATTGGAAAATGAAG GGAAAGAAGGGAATTTGGCTTAAGTTGCCCCTGGAACGATCAGAGCTTGTTCCATTTGCTGTGAAG GAAGGTTTCCAGTATCACCACGCAGAACGAGGATATGTGATGTTGACTTACTGGATTCCTGAAGGACCTTGTATGCTTCCCACTAATGCTACACATCAAGTAGGTGTTGGGGGATTTGTGATCAATGACAAAAACGAG GTTCTTGTAGTTCAAGAGAAATTCTATGCTCCATCATTTGCTGATCTTTGGAAAATACCGACTGGTTTTATTCTCGAG TCAGAAGAGATTTACTCTGGAGCTGTAAGAGAAGTCAAGGAGGAAACTGGT GTTGATACTGAGTTTGTGGAAGTTATAGCATTCAG GCATGCTCACAATTTGGCTTTCGACAAGTCAGATTTGTTCTTTGTTTGTATGCTGAAACCCTTGTCAGCCCAGATAAAGGTTGATGATCTTGAAATCCAAGCAGCCAAA TGGATGCCCCTTGTTGAGTTTGTGGCGCAGCCGCTAATCCAAGAAGATGGCATGTTCAAGAAGATCATTGACATTTGCATTGCCCGCCTAGGGAAACATTACTGTGGACTATTACCTCATCAAGTAGTTTCCAAATTTGATGGCAGGCCTTCCTGCCTGTACTACAACGTAATCGACGATCAAGATGTCAACTGCAAAGGCAATTGA
- the LOC18094587 gene encoding deSI-like protein At4g17486 isoform X2: MRLFPLSSSSSTSSEKEQSNGGSSRVMLYLNIYDLTPINNYLYWFGLGIFHSGIEVHGMEYGFGAHEYPTSGVFEVEPRSCPGFIFRRSVLLGSTNMSRSEFRSFIEHLSAKYHGDNYHLIAKNCNHFTDEVCKRLTGKPIPGWVNRMARLGSFCNCLLPESIQITAVRHLPDHPTFSDDDDGLESVGSSTTSRSEEEGSNHHLLTSPNGEVAFLKEKPVRLARELL, from the exons ATGCGGTTGTTTCCTTTGAGCTCGAGCTCGAGTACAAGCTCGGAGAAGGAGCAGAGTAATGGAGGGAGCAGTCGTGTGATGTTGTATCTTAACATATATGATCTTACACCTATAAATAACTACCTCTACTGGTTTGGTCTTGGGATCTTCCATTCCGGTATTGAAg TACATGGCATGGAGTATGGCTTCGGAGCCCATGAGTACCCTACCAGTGGGGTGTTTGAGGTGGAACCAAGAAGTTGTCCAGGCTTTATTTTTCGACGGTCTGTGTTATTGGGCAGCACCAACATGTCTCGATCAGAATTTCGGTCATTCATAGAACACCTGTCTGCAAAATATCATGGAGACAATTACCATTTGATTGCCAAGAATTGCAACCACTTTACTGATGAAGTCTGTAAGCGATTAACTGGAAAGCCTATTCCTGGATGGGTAAATCGGATGGCTCGATTAG GTTCTTTCTGTAATTGTTTACTGCCAGAAAGTATACAGATCACAGCAGTTAGACATCTTCCAGATCATCCAACGTTTTCTG ACGATGACGACGGGTTGGAATCTGTTGGATCATCTACAACATCAAGGAGCGAAGAAGAGGGTTCAAATCATCATCTGCTCACTTCACCAAATGGTGAAGTTGCATTTTTAAAGGAGAAACCAGTGAGGCTAGCAAGGGAACTCCTATAG